The sequence agaattctgaaaaaattattaaactcaCTGAGTTGTCCAATGAACTATTAACACGCACTGGAAATATGGACATCTATCAAGAAACTTATGAGgcaataaagtataaaataaaccaGGCAGAGAAACATTCGCATCCTGCAAAACACGAAGCTGAATCTGATATGTTCGCCGATGACTTTGATTCGAAGACAACGGAAAGTAATACATCTGGAACTTCAAAATCTGATGAAAACAAAGAGGCCGAAACACTGAAGGGAGATGACGAAGTGAAATGGGAGCTAAAGTGGTCAcaaaatgatgatgataaaataaatggtCCTTATACATCTGAACAAATGCACACGTGGGCTAATGAaggcaaatttaaaaaaggaGCTTGGGTCAGACGAGTTGGGCAAGCTGGTCAGTTTTATAGTGCAGCAAGACTCGATTTTGAACTctatttatagttatttttttttaccgatcataaaaatttatcaataattaggaagtgttttttatgatttgtttataaatcgTTTCTTTCAATAAAACCCATTTTTCGGATcctaaaattgtttattaattgttatatctataatttttgaagttatttaaaaacttttgtctttaattataattgctGAGTTTAATAAAgctgaaaaaataacaataatcaataatattaaaaaattaatcaatttagtagattaaaaattaataaaacaagtttttcaagatttctaaATACCTACAAGATGgattaatatgaaaatatcGAGATATCTAAGGTCAATCGACTCCAAGAGGATGCTGGACATTTatcatacaataaaaaaaatataaacgttttataattaaaaggtaaatatttttattatcattattaatataaactaCAATAATATGATATTcagatgtaaaaaaaaataccatttaatttttcagatcattatttagtaaatcatttaattagtattttttttatattcattcagAGTCTTATTTATCCAAGACGCTGTGCCTTCTATTTTAAGATGTTTGGACCAATGTTGGTTGTGTTTCAAAAGCATTGCAGCTAAAAATAAAGTAGCCGGATCTTCATTGTATCGACATATTAAAGTGCTACCGATTGGTAATGgctggaaaattaaatttaaaaaaaatcgaatattAATAAGCGTTTAAGATCTTTTCTATTGACTTATTGAAACAAAGTCTTGGTTCTATATACAtttacttcttttttttttagatatgcTATGCTGACTTAAACTAGCTTTAATTGACAAGAAtgatatcaaataaatttttttattttttaataataagtttgactttaaattcaatgaagctaaaaataattgatacataTCACATACTTTAGCAATTATTTCATTGAAAGCAGCACAGAGAGTTGTCTCAGGTGTTTCTGAAAATCTTGCTTCATTTATAGGCgtaataattgattttgatTGACACTTTGATACTTCCATGTACGTTGCATTTCGCTTTTCTAATATAACCGGACcttcattataaaatagaaaaaatgatataatatttaaagaaaaatttatattttatttatttacaagtaattttgaattgagaaattatgttattttgaGATAATCATATCTAGTTATATttgcaatattaaaaaatcgaaattttcagtcaaaattaattgaaatattttttaacaaagttAATAtgttttgattaatattatcaaatttaatGCATCTTATCAACGAATTTATTCTGTCGATGTACTTACTTCGAATATGATCAAAGAGACTCACAAGAAGACATCCATCGTAATTTACACTTTTCTCCATCGACGGTTGTAAAATTCCGATCGCtggataataaattatagcgaTGTCAAGAACCATCATTATAAGATTACGCTTGGATACTGTAGTACGATCATCATGAGTTGATTTCCagtggtaaaaaattttaacaacatTACGTTCAACATGTGAAATCGGTAAATTAAGATTTCTTTTGGGCTGACTGATTATCGGATCGTAGCTATGCACTTTCAGATGTGATAATCTTGTACCTCTAaccatttataaatattaattataagttggaagaatttaataatttatgaaaaataaattaaataggaagatagaaataaattatttccattACTTTGTAATGCATAAACCTGGAGCTAAAACAACTGTTGGATTAATGAGTGCACCTTGacaaatgaataatttattatgtttaACGTGTTTAAAAATGCCAACAGCCCAGCCGAAATTTTTCTCATATGTTTTTACATCAACTGGATCGACTTTGGGGTGCATATAATCAATGTCGTAtgcaaaagttattaaaacaCATAGTTTTAGTATCGTAAAAAATAGAAGCGACATCGTGTACTTTGAATCagttcttgaaaaataatttacttaaaaaaaagttaaaaaaattaaaactgaaTGCCTgtaaaaaacaacaatatgtttttttttttttttttttctaattatatcCTATCAATTCTAACTTATATCAATATATTACCATTTTTTACCCAATTCGTATCAACTAAAGTagttaaattcttaaaaaacttaaattctTACCGTGGTAACAAAAGTTTATTCATCAATATCTATTTTCAGTgactgtaaattattttcaatttgcTAACTATTTATActtctaattaataaaaccaggtagaatttttttacttgttacCGTATTTCCGCATCCTTTGtttctttaaatatattttatcaaatttctggAGAAAACATACTTCGGACAATgaatacaaatttttctttattcgcTAATTTGTTGGATTTATGCTCAagcgtttttcaaaaaaaatgtattgcaaataatattattgcgagtcttaaaataaataaattcatgtctatgcataaatttttattataaataataagaaatttttttaatttaaagattatGGACACTTCGTTTGtgtgcaaaataataatatatcattaaaaaatgtattttattacttGCTTACGAGAAGcactaaaaaattctttttcctTTTGCCTTAGCAAAGAGAAAAACAAAATCTTTGTTGTGAAAACTGATACCACTTATAATTGAAAATCTGCATAatgagtttattttaattatatatcattaatgttgttttattataccaggataattcaaaaaaatttagataaataTACTGCTGGGACTCTTGCAATAATCTGAAGATGAATATTTGCAGAAAAAACAtgttgatctgatgaaaatcaaaacaaattttggtattctttacttttttttacaaacaGACTGGACTAAGCATCGCTGTTTatcagataaaattttatatgtttgaacaaataaattattattattgtgtagatgtaaaaaaaaattgtctagaACCATTGAAATTACCTTTTATTTCACTCAAATTCTTTCagtatttgaaaataaataaaattgtcacaTATAAGGACTTAATTAATTTGTCACTActgaatagaaaaataattctaataacAATTTCTAAAATAGCTTTAGtctttataatcatttaaagtctataaaaagataaattaacgttaataacttctatttttataattatattatatttgcaAAAACTATCACAAGTGAAGtattatctatattaaaaatttaataatattattattcatatgaaataaaagtaaatggaataaaaaaaatttaccaaattaaaataatgcaTAAGACTTGATGTTTCATGCTTCAAAAATATGTACATCAAACATAAAAGAATTTCCAAATTATCAATCTTTGTTTCAATGTTTTGTTGTATATAAcaatattgtataaaattataattatcaattatataGTCAAGACCGTTATTatcttgataataattaaatattatatagtaataaaaataaaaataaaaataacgtcataataattattattatgaaaaaggAATACCgtgatttaaaacaaatttatttggatTTATTGTACTTAATTTCATCATCCGGAAATGCTTCTCTCGCAGGTACAAGACTTAACATCATAACGTGCCGTGCACAAGCTCGTGAATTGCGAAATTGGGTGTCAGTACCATGAAGACGATCTAGTACACCTAAAACTCCATAACACTGATTAAATctgaaaattcaaaagaaaTGTTTATGGTATAataaagtatttataaataatagttagtaaattaaaaaaaaaaaatttatgaaaatagaaaattattaacttactTTAAATGATGAAAATCATGTGCTTCCGGTGATGGGAAAAACGGCAAATGATAACCAGAATGTGCGTTCaaagttgacaagatagcgaGAGAAAACCAGAGCCAAGCTGTAGCAACATGAGAGCCAACAAGAAATACTCCAATAAACGGTGGAACTAAATTTGATCCAATATGCTCTAGTGGATGGCAATAAATTGCAGTTACGGCGATAGGCGCTGTCCATTGGTGATGTTGCTTGtggatatatttatataaataacgGCCATGTAGTAATCTGGTATAGAAatcaaaaagttattaatagtGACTTTGTGTATTTGTATCAATTGTATGGTAAGTGATGTTATTTGTTTcatggttttttttattaaaaatgctCGTTCAacatgtatttttttcgcGGCTATGTTAAGTcataaaaatggaaaaatcaaaatgattaaatttatttttaattatcatatattcttttcatttaaattgatcaaaaataaaaataattaagaactataaattttctgatataaaaaaaaaaaaatttataaaattctaaaaatcttgaaaatggaaatttaagaatagaattttttttttaatgtttcatttttgaaaaactgaaaacaaaaaaagcgGCAGTacgaagaaaatttaatataaattttaaccaaaaatttgcatttgtgaaatttatcaattgatttttGTCCTAGAATATCTCATTTTCATGAATTTATAAGTTGGTAATTATTAATCTGTTTGAAATTACAGTATtctacatgaaaaaaaaaaatgtttatccgacattaattaaaaaacactgGTGAATaagtttttgtatttttttatgaacttCTAAGTTGATTCACcgaatcaatattttatttctactgTCAAAAGCTCGAAAAAAAgagtttgaaaaataagtttgttttttaaattaaatattttttaactttcttcaatttaaatcaaataaattttgtaatttttttttttttttttaattacttagtCATATTATATCATTTTATTGGGTGACATGAATTTAAAGTTCTAAtgagatttgaaatttttaatattatatcttttgaaatattttcaaatttgggTATCAAATAAATGAGATTCTATTTGATGTAAAAAGATTCATTGAGGGTTTCGATCTCAAATTTACCTGTGTGAATAATAGAAACCAATCTCTTCAAATAGAATATGAATAGCTATTTCAACCAGTACCCAATGAAAAGTTGGCAATTCACGGACTGGTGGGTACCCTCGCCATTGCATTAGATAGTAACTCAAGTATACAACTGGAAGACCGACGACTATTTGATTGAATAGCACTTGGGCGATTACTTTGAGCAATGCTCGCGTATCAACAGGCTCGTTGGTTCCAGGTTGAACTTTATAGCGTCGTAATGCACTAGGACGGTTCGATATATCTAAAATCGTATAAATTCCTCCAAATAGCCAGTAGACAACAAATGTCAATGATAAGGAACCGTAAACCCATAGGGTTTGAGGATCATCACCAAATTTATCGAGGATTTTATCCCATTGTGCTTGCCAAAAGTCGCCTGATGCACCCCAAAATCTCTGTAAGTGCCTGAAAatccatttaaaaattaaataaagaatgaTTACtgtaaattaacaattaaattttatataaatctgCCTTGAAATGTAAAAAGATATTTAGAAACATTTACTTAATCGATCGTTTAAAAATCATACTGAATGAATATtctgatgataaaaaaaattaaaatgaaaaatcgatAGCGAATAACATATCCTTCTTTATACTAcgcaaaattaatttttttagtgaattgtaaaaaagcaattaaatgaaaatacaattaaacatttaatacaattacataaacataaaattgacatgtttaataattatatttacaaagtGATAAAATAGTTTCGTAAAGTGTCAGTACCATTATCATTGAtattctgtgaaaaaatttcttgatattGTCTGATATAGTCATAAATCTATTATGGGTTAATATGTAaacatgtaattttttcatacgaCCATATATATTAAGATGTATATGATCATATCGatactttcaaaaaattataaatgtgcATGTCAGTTCATATcagaaatttcttttttttttttgtgacatGACAGGCCAACCATGATATTTTCTACtgttttcaagctcaaaactgatattcttcattttttcgaGCTATCCTAGGTTGAAAGAAATGACAAAATTGTCATTGCATACTCTTGAAACAAAATTGACTTTAAAATCTAAGTAgcgaaacatttttttgaatgCTGAAGCTCAATGAAagcttgattttcgaaaataaattcaaaaataataacttttttaatatttgatactTTTAACTCTTATAAATACTTTCTGCAATATTagtatagtaaatattatgAAGTTGAAAAGTATACTTCgtcaaacgaaaaaaattcttcgttAGTTATCTTATACACTTACCAAGTTAATGAATTACAAAATGCAGCAAAGCCAATGACAACAGTACCGATAACAAAAAGTACACTCCTTATACTCGATAACAATGTTGGTGGTACACTACTTTTTGATTCTATCATTCCATCTGAAATTTAACTAGAACAGTTAGTCAAATTATccttataatatttataaaaaaaaatattttcttttatcattgtttatttttgtaccATGTTAACTTGACAACTGATATCAACAATTCTATAGATCTTATCTTTTATTGatcacatatttttaaaaacaattagttgaattgtaattcatttatagtttaaagaaaaattaaaagaaaacgTTTTACCTTTGCAAGGTATTTCTGCTTtcattttaatgtttattatattgattttttgtttatataatTCAAAGTTTTATGATCTATTATCTattatattgttattgttattgtattcttatgattgtaatttattttaactatttcaaCTTCCAACACTTGTATTGTGAAGCACATCAATAAAACACGTAATATACAACATCGGCAAATGCGCAGTTGCTAAATTACGCTATCGCTCAATTGGTCGTAAGATCGTTGCGTCATTTTACAACAggacttttttaaaaagaaagtatttaaataaagaattactaattttcttaattacagtttctttaaataattagttaaaagtagagttaataatataaataactaaaatttcaatgtttcaagaaaaataaattttcttaagacttaaattttttaaattaaagttttcccGCCTGTTATATCGATAGTAATTTATCAATACAATTATCTGTTTGAAATATTACTTTCATCATAagcaagtattttttttttaatagtaagaCCAAGAGTAAGAAAAATGTTTGTAATTttcagaataattatttatttagtttaaacGAAAATAGTAAAAACATGTATATCATGAATGAGATTTTTGATAGACAACTGAATgactttttcttaattcaaaaacacatggtttgttttttttttttttttttttttttttttaggcttTTACAGCAGCTTTTTGTTGAGCCATTTGGAACATTTGTTGCAATTTATCAAGACTTTCACGTTGACTTTCTTGTTTAGCGTCTAAATCATTGATTAAGGTGTCTACTCgttttctagaaaaaaaaaaataataaagaaaataatttagtaaataaattcacCCATCATTGTGtcatttaacataaaataatcTGAAATAGCGTCTGAATggcaaaattaaataatttattttacttaattatccATGAATTGGAAAAGGCAACATTAAAGATAcatcaaaataattcattagtTGAACTTTACGTACACGCGATTTCTTATTATTAGAATGTGTTAAATTCGAGTTAGCTCTtagaaaattacaaaaattataaaatcagtCAGTTAAATAGCCCAGATAATTATGACAGTGAATGAAATCTAAGAAactaaattctaattttacatgaagaagaaattcaatttggtatgaaaatttgaagacTTGGAACATtttataaactatttaatttgcgtaaattacatgaaaatcaaTGATCAATTACCTTTATCGCcaatcaaatatataataaatcctattcaatttttcttagaaataaaaaattattatgtgaTTGTATTCAATAGATACTTACAATTCATTAGTAATGAATTCAATACGTTTATTCACGTTTTGTTTGGCTTCATCCAAATCTTGTTTTATCAATACTGGTCcgattaatttaaatacttcATTACTAGATTTCAGCAAATACAATTCATCTTTTACAGTTGTTGTTTCGTTTAGTTGACCATCAAGTTGTTGACGATTTATCAATGCCTTGTGATAAtctaatgaaaataaaaataataattagtgtATTAGTATCAATCGACATGTTCTATAATAtcatttaattagagtatggATGTCATATTGAGTCACCTATCTCCAGGGCTTAGAAATTATTTCGTATCCGTATgaagaaaacaaaatatttaattttttatttgatcaaaaatattacaaaaattcgtactaaggtaaaagaaccagttattgacacttgcaattttattttaattgaataaaacaaatcgactctaaaaaattaataaatataattttggaattttcaattctaagataattggttttttgagaacattttatttttttaattagaataaaattgcaagtgtcaatcaaCTAGTCCAGTGTCAATAgttgggtcttttaccttatatgaacatatattttttttcatttgttaatcTATTTACTTATCGACTTTATATCATTTTCAAATtgcatagttttttttttttaataagtaacagaaattttatttctcatatactaaaatgtatttaattaattatttttagaaaactaaagtaaattatttggAGAAATATAGGTTACCTCGttgaatttgtttataaacttcTACTtcattttgcaattttttttgtaattcttCCATTGTCCcagagattttttttacaattgatatatgttactttttttttataaattataaataatttttattttaacacaaGACAAATTATTGtagtaaaactaaaaataaatggatTTTGATTTAACGATACAGTAAGGCTTCGTAAATACCATGGAGACTAGATAAGGACATAAGGAGCGAAATAAGAGGGCGTTAGTGTTTCTTTTGTACCAAAACGGCGGGGAGTTAAGACGATAGTTTCAAATAGAATTAacataatgaataaattaatttatcagatagttattattattattattaattattgaaaataaatcaaacaaatatttaatcaaatttcaataaatgGATAAATGaacgaaaatataaataaataagtaagcagcataaagtaattaaattgtaaGATGTCAGAAGATATTCATACCTGTATCATTGTGTAACTCAgataaaatttccaaagtCGCTCGTAACGTTATTTTAAAATCCGATGTAGAGCTAGAAGatataaggaaaaaaatttttttttatttggattTTGGAGTAGCTATGTTTGATACTAAGTTTTTTGGAGTTGATTTTCTTAACACAGAATTTTTTAGAGTCGAATTTTGTGGAGTAGTTGTTCGGTTTAAGACTAAGTTATTTGGTGTAGAATTTCTTggaatcgttttttttttagcgtgAATTTTTAAGAGTGGAGTTAATTGGAATagcttttttaaaaactacatTTTAAAGGTTGAAGTAATTTGGAGTTACTTcttttaaaatagaattttctGAAATTGAGTTCTTTGCAGTAGGCACTATGGGAGTTTTTGTGGttgtaaacattttttctcaatCCTCTAAAAAACTTCAGTAAAATCAAAATGGCCAGTGTtttagaaaaaagaaaaagtttggaaaaaccaaaagtgcacgcctcgtaaagctcatttattttttaagaaaaaataaattgtgtaactgataaaaaaaaaagaaaattataattaagtaatttcttacagagtactttttttttttttaaatatcagcgcccttttttcttgttatatgcgtacgcagtctaaaaaaatctagctttatcaagtggcgccatagttttcacgtgacaaataagaaaaattcgtttgtctttgtacggttatatcgtaataaattttaataaaaattcaattaaaaaaaaaaaatacgtaaactaggctactgatatgaaatacggacccagttcatcgcattcgtaaattaataaaaaaagtccggtcttgaaatatcaatttgttcgggagtaatcattggtacatccaaaatggggtaacatccggacgtccacgtaaaatttttttcaaaacgttttttttttcaaaatagctacatgaaatgattttagaaagtaaaagatggtttgaTTTAAGTGatttctccgtgtacatctacttatattattgtataagtgtaatatggttgtgatagagacatttaaagatcacaaaattgcttgaccttgacgagtcgagtataaagcacaacctcacgcgcttcgcgctatgaggcgtgcacaaTAACATATGAAAAGGAATTATTAATGGAGAAGAATACatagacaaaaaatattaaaaagttttcaagAGAAAGCTTTAGTTAATAATAGTATGCATAGAAGTTTAATGAAGCGTTTATAAGTTAGTATTATGAAAATTGTAAGAGTAATTTGTTAATACAAtgttttgcttaatttattatctcCATCAATTATgggtgatttttttatcattactcTTATCCGATTTGATTTTTCTAACACGTTATCCATTGATAAAAATTGGCGAATGTCTTGAAAAGTGTGAGTACCAATCGATAGATGCTaccgactattttttatttgaatcaagaatcaaattttgaaaaaagatgGTTTCTTACTTCCAGATATCCTCTTTTTCTacgtattgaaaaaaaaaaaaaagaattacttattttaactAGCGGATAccgtattataaaataattgccGGTTTATCAATCAAGCATTGTCGATTAACCAATTGAAATATAATCTCAAGCACAATGAATTTTATCCCAAATACatcaaataatgataatatttaaa comes from Cotesia glomerata isolate CgM1 unplaced genomic scaffold, MPM_Cglom_v2.3 scaffold_88, whole genome shotgun sequence and encodes:
- the LOC123274886 gene encoding uncharacterized protein LOC123274886, with the translated sequence MSLLFFTILKLCVLITFAYDIDYMHPKVDPVDVKTYEKNFGWAVGIFKHVKHNKLFICQGALINPTVVLAPGLCITKGTRLSHLKVHSYDPIISQPKRNLNLPISHVERNVVKIFYHWKSTHDDRTTVSKRNLIMMVLDIAIIYYPAIGILQPSMEKSVNYDGCLLVSLFDHIRSPVILEKRNATYMEVSKCQSKSIITPINEARFSETPETTLCAAFNEIIAKPLPIGSTLICRYNEDPATLFLAAMLLKHNQHWSKHLKIEGTASWINKTLNEYKKNTN
- the LOC123274887 gene encoding fatty acid hydroxylase domain-containing protein 2 isoform X1, with the translated sequence MKAEIPCKDGMIESKSSVPPTLLSSIRSVLFVIGTVVIGFAAFCNSLTWHLQRFWGASGDFWQAQWDKILDKFGDDPQTLWVYGSLSLTFVVYWLFGGIYTILDISNRPSALRRYKVQPGTNEPVDTRALLKVIAQVLFNQIVVGLPVVYLSYYLMQWRGYPPVRELPTFHWVLVEIAIHILFEEIGFYYSHRLLHGRYLYKYIHKQHHQWTAPIAVTAIYCHPLEHIGSNLVPPFIGVFLVGSHVATAWLWFSLAILSTLNAHSGYHLPFFPSPEAHDFHHLKFNQCYGVLGVLDRLHGTDTQFRNSRACARHVMMLSLVPAREAFPDDEIKYNKSK
- the LOC123274887 gene encoding fatty acid hydroxylase domain-containing protein 2 isoform X2, which gives rise to MIESKSSVPPTLLSSIRSVLFVIGTVVIGFAAFCNSLTWHLQRFWGASGDFWQAQWDKILDKFGDDPQTLWVYGSLSLTFVVYWLFGGIYTILDISNRPSALRRYKVQPGTNEPVDTRALLKVIAQVLFNQIVVGLPVVYLSYYLMQWRGYPPVRELPTFHWVLVEIAIHILFEEIGFYYSHRLLHGRYLYKYIHKQHHQWTAPIAVTAIYCHPLEHIGSNLVPPFIGVFLVGSHVATAWLWFSLAILSTLNAHSGYHLPFFPSPEAHDFHHLKFNQCYGVLGVLDRLHGTDTQFRNSRACARHVMMLSLVPAREAFPDDEIKYNKSK
- the LOC123274889 gene encoding prefoldin subunit 6; translated protein: MEELQKKLQNEVEVYKQIQRDYHKALINRQQLDGQLNETTTVKDELYLLKSSNEVFKLIGPVLIKQDLDEAKQNVNKRIEFITNELKRVDTLINDLDAKQESQRESLDKLQQMFQMAQQKAAVKA